A single Cannabis sativa cultivar Pink pepper isolate KNU-18-1 chromosome 7, ASM2916894v1, whole genome shotgun sequence DNA region contains:
- the LOC115696443 gene encoding uncharacterized protein LOC115696443, whose protein sequence is MNILFIEALEQMQTYRKFMKDILSKNSKLEELEMVALNEECITVLQKKLPPKLKDSGSFNIRCSIGGSIQTKALCDLGASINLMPLSMFKRLKLGEAKAITVTLQMTDLSLTHPQGIIEDVLVNFGKFIFPTDFLILDMEEYQNIPIILGRPFLATGRALIDVQKGELKLRAQKEEETFKVFIATEIPTCSRLEVVRDG, encoded by the coding sequence ATGAACATCCTATTCATAGAGGCTTTGGAACAGATGCAAACTTATCGGAAGTTCATGAAAGATATTCTATCCAAGAACAGTAAGTTAGAAGAATTAGAGATGGTAGCACTTAATGAAGAGTGCATCACAGtcctgcaaaagaaactaccaccCAAGCTAAAAGATTCGGGTAGTTTCAACATTCGATGCTCGATAGGGGGTTCGATACAAACAAAAGCTTTATGTGATCTGGGAGCTAGTATCAACTTAATGCCCCTATCAATGTTCAAAAGATTAAAATTAGGAGAAGCCAAGGCCATCACAGTAACTTTACAAATGACAGATCtttctttgactcatcctcaGGGTATAATTGAAGATGTTTTGGTAAATTTTGGTAAGTTCATCTTCCCTACTGATTTCTTAATACTTGACATGGAGGAATATCAGAATATTCCTATCATTTTGGGGAGACCATTCCTAGCAACAGGAAGAGCATTAATTGATGTACAGAAGGGGGAGTTAAAGCTGCGTGctcaaaaggaagaagaaactttCAAGGTATTTATCGCAACTGAAATTCCTACTTGTAGTCGACTGGAAGTTGTAAGGGATGGTTGA